From the genome of Etheostoma spectabile isolate EspeVRDwgs_2016 chromosome 10, UIUC_Espe_1.0, whole genome shotgun sequence, one region includes:
- the npm1b gene encoding nucleophosmin 1b isoform X1 → MEDDISDLSRPQMYLFGCTLKSDKQEFKVDVDDDDTEQQLSLKAVCLGAEAEDNFHMVEVEGLTYDGKTTKVPLAVLKPSVLPSMSLGGFEITPPVTFRLQSGSGPVHISGQHFVSVKDSEDEEEENNTSPVKRPASLLSGKKPPLKKLKMDSDDDEDDSDEDDDDDDDSEENGVKPEKNVGKDLKKSQEFSAKKPNKTVVKQNCPAGKPSGSAVKPQMKTPVLGKDKTQAGPSKSPPLTEIKKKLSTAAKEGKPLPKTEQKFENFVKSSFKISDKNVVKDLWSFVQTLKIEKK, encoded by the exons ATGGAGGACGATATCTCAGACTTGAGCAGACCACAAATGTACTTGTTTG GTTGTACCCTCAAATCGGACAAACAGGAGTTCAAAGTTGACGTAGACGACGATGATACGGAGCAACAGCTGTCACTCAAAGCA GTGTGTCTGGGAGCTGAGGCTGAGGATAATTTTCACATGGTGGAAGTCGAAGGCCTCACTTATGATGGAAAGACGACCAAAGTGCCACTGGCTGTCCTGAAACCGTCCGTCCTGCCTTCT ATGAGTTTAGGGGGATTTGAGATCACGCCTCCAGTTACTTTCCGTCTCCAGTCAGGCTCTGGACCAGTTCACATCAGCGGGCAGCATTTTGTTA GTGTGAAGGATtcagaggatgaagaagaggagaacAACACATCGCCAGTGAAGCGGCCTGCAAGCCTGTTATCGGGGAAAAAGCCTCCATTG AAAAAACTAAAGATGGATTCTGACGACGATGAAGACGACAgcgatgaggatgatgatga CGATGACGACAGTGAAGAAAATGGTGTGAAGCCCGAGAAGAATGTTGGAAAAGATCTCAAAAAA AGCCAAGAGTTTTCAGCAAAGAAGCCCAACAAGACTGTGGTTAAACAAAACTGCCCCGCAGGAAAGCCGTCAGGATCAGCGGTCAAACCACAGATGAAG ACACCTGTCCTAGGAAAAGACAAAACCCAGGCTGGCCCATCTAAATCTCCCCCTCTGACTGAGATTAAGAAGAAGTTGTCAACGGCAGCCAAGGAG GGAAAACCACTACCCAAGACAGAGCAGAAGTTTGAGAATTTTGTGAAGAGTTCTTTTAAAATCTcagacaaaaat GTGGTCAAGGATCTTTGGAGCTTTGTACAAACACTGAAGATTGAGAAGAAGTAA
- the npm1b gene encoding nucleophosmin 1b isoform X2, translating to MVEVEGLTYDGKTTKVPLAVLKPSVLPSMSLGGFEITPPVTFRLQSGSGPVHISGQHFVSVKDSEDEEEENNTSPVKRPASLLSGKKPPLKKLKMDSDDDEDDSDEDDDDDDDSEENGVKPEKNVGKDLKKSQEFSAKKPNKTVVKQNCPAGKPSGSAVKPQMKTPVLGKDKTQAGPSKSPPLTEIKKKLSTAAKEGKPLPKTEQKFENFVKSSFKISDKNVVKDLWSFVQTLKIEKK from the exons ATGGTGGAAGTCGAAGGCCTCACTTATGATGGAAAGACGACCAAAGTGCCACTGGCTGTCCTGAAACCGTCCGTCCTGCCTTCT ATGAGTTTAGGGGGATTTGAGATCACGCCTCCAGTTACTTTCCGTCTCCAGTCAGGCTCTGGACCAGTTCACATCAGCGGGCAGCATTTTGTTA GTGTGAAGGATtcagaggatgaagaagaggagaacAACACATCGCCAGTGAAGCGGCCTGCAAGCCTGTTATCGGGGAAAAAGCCTCCATTG AAAAAACTAAAGATGGATTCTGACGACGATGAAGACGACAgcgatgaggatgatgatga CGATGACGACAGTGAAGAAAATGGTGTGAAGCCCGAGAAGAATGTTGGAAAAGATCTCAAAAAA AGCCAAGAGTTTTCAGCAAAGAAGCCCAACAAGACTGTGGTTAAACAAAACTGCCCCGCAGGAAAGCCGTCAGGATCAGCGGTCAAACCACAGATGAAG ACACCTGTCCTAGGAAAAGACAAAACCCAGGCTGGCCCATCTAAATCTCCCCCTCTGACTGAGATTAAGAAGAAGTTGTCAACGGCAGCCAAGGAG GGAAAACCACTACCCAAGACAGAGCAGAAGTTTGAGAATTTTGTGAAGAGTTCTTTTAAAATCTcagacaaaaat GTGGTCAAGGATCTTTGGAGCTTTGTACAAACACTGAAGATTGAGAAGAAGTAA